In the genome of Roseovarius sp. Pro17, the window CGCCCGCAATATCGTGCTGGCGACGGGGGGCAAGTCGATCCCCAAAATGGGTGCGACCGGCCTTGCTTATGATATCGCGCGCCAGTTCGGGCTGCATGTGACGCAAACGCGTGCGGGCCTCGTGCCCTTCACCTTTCCCGAGGGGCGCTTTGCCGATCTGGCGGGCGTCGCCCTGCCTGTGCGCGCGACTGCGGGTGGCACGGCCTTTGACGAGGCGATGCTGTTTACCCATCGCGGCCTATCGGGGCCTGCCATGCTGCAAATTTCATCCTACTGGCAGGAAGGCACACCGATCACTGTCGATCTCGACCCGTCCGGCACGCTATATGACACATTGCGCGCGCAGCGCAGCCAGTCGGGGCGTCACTTCCTGACGACTGAACTGGCGCGCCACCTGCCCGCCCGCCTGATCGCCGCCCTACCGCACCAGACCGGCGCGGCGCTGACGGGAAACCTGGCCGATCAGAGCGACGCTGCGCTGAGCCAGCTATGCAATCAACTGCGCCACTGGCAGCTGACCCCCGGCGGCACCGAAGGTTACCGCACCGCCGAAGTCACGCTGGGAGGGATTGATACGGACGGCATCAGTTCAAAAACGATG includes:
- a CDS encoding aminoacetone oxidase family FAD-binding enzyme translates to MQIDTLILGAGAAGMMCAAHCAGRTLVIDHARAPGEKIRISGGGRCNFTNLYAAPESFLSANPHFCKSALGRYTQWDFIALVEAHGIAWHEKTLGQLFCDTSAKDIVAMLRAEVTRAGADLWLQTSLVGLTHDGSAYQAELEREGKRHSVTARNIVLATGGKSIPKMGATGLAYDIARQFGLHVTQTRAGLVPFTFPEGRFADLAGVALPVRATAGGTAFDEAMLFTHRGLSGPAMLQISSYWQEGTPITVDLDPSGTLYDTLRAQRSQSGRHFLTTELARHLPARLIAALPHQTGAALTGNLADQSDAALSQLCNQLRHWQLTPGGTEGYRTAEVTLGGIDTDGISSKTMEARTQPGLYVIGEAVDVTGWLGGYNFQWAWASGAAAGRAITARTSGA